Proteins encoded in a region of the uncultured Paludibaculum sp. genome:
- the leuD gene encoding 3-isopropylmalate dehydratase small subunit, whose amino-acid sequence MEKFTAFESWVAVLPTDNIDTDQIIPARFLKTISKAGLGDQLFFDWRYNADGSPKADFPLNQEPAKSAQVLLAGDNFGCGSSREHAPWALTQFGFRAVISTSFADIFKGNSLKNSLLPIAVSREVHAKLFSALQADPKAKVSVDLESQTLTLPDGSTCTFPVDAFSKTCLLEGVDELGFLLKHDAEIAVYEQAHAGGLNTLAVAL is encoded by the coding sequence ATGGAAAAGTTCACGGCATTTGAATCCTGGGTGGCGGTGCTGCCCACCGATAACATCGATACCGACCAGATCATTCCGGCCCGGTTCCTGAAGACCATTTCGAAGGCGGGGTTGGGTGACCAGTTGTTCTTCGACTGGCGCTACAACGCCGATGGATCGCCGAAGGCGGACTTCCCGTTGAACCAGGAGCCGGCGAAGTCGGCCCAGGTGTTGCTGGCGGGGGACAACTTCGGCTGCGGATCATCGCGCGAGCATGCCCCCTGGGCGCTGACGCAGTTCGGCTTTCGCGCAGTGATCTCGACCTCGTTCGCCGACATCTTCAAGGGCAATTCGCTGAAGAACTCACTGCTACCGATCGCGGTCAGCCGGGAGGTGCATGCTAAGCTGTTCAGCGCGCTGCAGGCGGACCCGAAGGCGAAAGTGAGCGTAGACCTGGAGAGCCAGACCCTGACGTTGCCGGACGGGTCGACGTGCACGTTCCCAGTGGACGCGTTTTCGAAGACGTGCCTGCTGGAAGGCGTGGACGAACTGGGTTTCCTGCTGAAGCACGACGCGGAGATCGCGGTGTACGAGCAGGCGCATGCGGGTGGGCTGAACACGCTGGCTGTGGCACTGTAA
- the leuC gene encoding 3-isopropylmalate dehydratase large subunit, protein MPRTIIQKLWDSHVVSEPAGAPALLYIDLHLVHEVTSPQAFQGLRDRGLKVRCPDKTFGTCDHSTPTAPRDLPIIDPIAKAQVEQFEKNCREFGIPHFGYLSNRQGIVHVIGPEYGLTQPGMTVVCGDSHTATHGAFGALAFGIGTSQVEHVLATQTLLQRKSKSFAVHVNGTLKPGVAAKDIILALIAKIGVGGGTECVLEYTGSTIRALTMEERMTVCNMSIEGGARAGLIAPDDVTYQFLNGRPFAPQGAAWDAAVSQWRQLPTDEGATYDHEVSIDADALEPMITFGTNPGMGISINGAVPDPASIGDSVERETLKKALLYMGLEPGKPLAGRPVDVVFIGSCTNSRMSDLRAAAGVLKGRKVSPKVRVMVVPGSQQIKREAEAEGLDKVFRDAGAEWREAGCSMCIAMNGDQLTPGQYSVSTSNRNFEGRQGKGGRTFLASPLTAAASAISGTVTDPRTLLG, encoded by the coding sequence ATGCCCCGTACAATCATCCAAAAACTGTGGGATTCCCATGTCGTCAGCGAACCCGCCGGCGCACCGGCCTTGCTGTACATCGACTTGCACCTAGTCCATGAAGTGACCTCACCTCAGGCGTTCCAGGGTCTGCGCGACCGCGGGCTGAAGGTGCGCTGTCCGGACAAAACGTTTGGCACGTGCGACCATTCGACGCCGACGGCGCCGCGGGACCTGCCCATCATCGATCCCATCGCCAAGGCACAGGTGGAGCAGTTCGAGAAGAACTGCCGGGAGTTCGGGATCCCGCACTTCGGCTACCTCAGCAACCGGCAGGGGATCGTCCACGTGATCGGACCCGAGTATGGCCTGACGCAGCCGGGCATGACCGTGGTCTGTGGCGACTCGCACACGGCGACACACGGTGCGTTTGGCGCGCTGGCGTTCGGCATCGGCACCTCGCAGGTGGAACATGTGCTGGCGACACAGACGTTGCTGCAGCGGAAATCAAAGAGCTTTGCCGTACACGTGAACGGGACTCTGAAGCCGGGCGTGGCGGCCAAGGACATCATTCTGGCCCTAATCGCCAAGATTGGCGTGGGCGGCGGCACCGAATGCGTACTCGAGTACACGGGCTCGACGATTCGGGCGCTGACGATGGAAGAGCGGATGACGGTCTGCAACATGTCGATTGAGGGCGGCGCCCGGGCCGGCCTGATCGCTCCGGACGACGTCACCTATCAGTTCCTGAACGGGCGGCCGTTTGCCCCGCAGGGTGCGGCCTGGGATGCCGCGGTGTCCCAATGGCGGCAACTGCCGACCGACGAGGGTGCGACGTACGACCACGAGGTGAGTATCGACGCGGATGCGCTGGAGCCGATGATCACGTTCGGAACGAACCCGGGCATGGGCATCTCGATCAACGGCGCGGTTCCGGATCCGGCCTCGATCGGCGACTCGGTGGAGCGAGAGACCTTGAAGAAGGCTCTCCTCTATATGGGTCTGGAGCCGGGCAAGCCGCTCGCTGGGCGTCCGGTGGACGTGGTGTTCATCGGGTCATGTACGAATTCCCGGATGAGCGACCTGCGGGCAGCGGCCGGTGTATTGAAGGGCCGCAAGGTGAGCCCGAAGGTCAGGGTGATGGTGGTGCCGGGTTCGCAGCAGATCAAGCGCGAGGCGGAGGCCGAGGGTCTGGACAAGGTGTTCCGCGACGCCGGAGCGGAGTGGCGCGAGGCGGGTTGCTCGATGTGTATCGCCATGAATGGAGACCAACTGACGCCTGGGCAGTACTCGGTGTCGACCTCGAACCGCAACTTCGAGGGGCGGCAGGGGAAGGGCGGGCGAACCTTCCTGGCCAGCCCGTTGACGGCAGCCGCGTCGGCGATCAGCGGCACGGTGACGGATCCGCGGACGCTACTGGGCTAA
- the leuB gene encoding 3-isopropylmalate dehydrogenase — protein MNLNILVLPGDGIGTEVTREAVRVLGRVAEKYSHTLQLTDGLLGGIAIHKTGTPFPDETAKLAADADATLLGAVGLPEFDNAPPAQRPERGLLGIRKVLGVYANLRPVRTYKALIDSSPLKNERIEGTDMIIVRELTGGIYYGTPRGVEGSGDTERGTNTMTYTRAEIARIGRMAFHLARKRRKKVSSVDKSNVLETSQLWRKVMVEVSAEFPDVELEHVLVDNCAMQLVLNPTRFDVVVTENMFGDILSDEGAVLAGSIGMLPSASIGEQKASGAWVGLYEPVHGSAPDIAGQNKANPLGAIGSVAAMLEYSFGLMEEAAAVNNAIESVLNSGQVTADLKPKSTPLTTEQVGAAICAAI, from the coding sequence ATGAACCTGAACATCCTAGTTCTGCCCGGAGACGGCATCGGCACGGAGGTCACGCGCGAAGCTGTGCGCGTGCTGGGCCGGGTGGCCGAGAAGTACAGCCACACGCTGCAACTCACCGACGGTCTGTTGGGCGGCATCGCCATCCACAAGACCGGCACGCCCTTCCCCGATGAAACGGCGAAACTGGCGGCAGACGCCGACGCCACCCTGCTGGGCGCTGTGGGCCTACCCGAGTTCGACAACGCGCCTCCGGCCCAACGGCCGGAGCGCGGGTTGCTGGGTATCCGCAAGGTGCTGGGCGTCTATGCCAATCTGCGGCCCGTGCGGACCTACAAAGCCCTGATCGACTCATCCCCCCTCAAGAATGAGCGGATTGAGGGCACCGATATGATCATCGTCCGTGAACTGACGGGCGGGATCTACTATGGGACGCCGCGCGGCGTGGAGGGTAGCGGCGATACCGAGCGCGGAACCAATACGATGACGTATACGCGCGCCGAAATCGCCCGGATCGGCCGCATGGCATTCCACCTGGCCCGGAAGCGGCGGAAGAAGGTTTCGTCTGTCGATAAGTCCAATGTTCTTGAGACTTCGCAGCTCTGGCGCAAAGTGATGGTTGAAGTCTCAGCGGAGTTCCCGGACGTTGAGCTCGAACACGTGCTGGTGGACAACTGCGCCATGCAATTGGTGTTGAATCCGACCCGCTTCGACGTGGTGGTGACCGAGAATATGTTCGGCGACATCCTATCTGATGAAGGCGCCGTGCTGGCGGGATCGATCGGCATGCTGCCTTCGGCCTCCATCGGTGAGCAGAAGGCGTCGGGCGCCTGGGTGGGGCTATACGAACCCGTACACGGGTCGGCTCCGGACATTGCTGGACAGAACAAAGCCAACCCGCTGGGCGCCATCGGCAGTGTGGCGGCCATGCTCGAGTACTCCTTCGGCCTGATGGAAGAAGCCGCGGCCGTGAACAATGCAATCGAGAGCGTCTTGAACTCCGGGCAGGTGACAGCCGATTTGAAGCCGAAGAGCACTCCGCTGACGACGGAGCAGGTCGGCGCGGCCATCTGCGCAGCGATTTAG
- a CDS encoding 2-isopropylmalate synthase: MVDTQNRERVYIFDTTLRDGEQSPGCSMTVPEKLRMAHKLAELGVDILEAGFPIASEGDFQAVRHVASELPWVQVAALSRACKLDVERAASALEPAKRSRIHTFIATSDIHLKYKLKKTQQQVLDEACAAVELARQYVEDVEFSAEDATRTDPDFLEKVTLAVVAAGARTVNLPDTTGYSVPDEHAELIGRMVKAVGDSAIISVHCHDDLGLAMANSLAAVCAGARQVECTINGIGERAGNASLEEIVMAIKVRQDRLKFYTGIVTEQIFPASQMLTEIISFGPQPNKALVGANAFAHEAGIHQDGYLKEKSTYEVIDPQSVGIPEGRLVLGKHSGRHALRSKCEHLGYHLGKDELDAVYHGFIEIADRKKGVTDKEILALIHTLRAGEGVHTESAAAD; encoded by the coding sequence ATGGTAGATACGCAGAACAGAGAGCGCGTTTACATCTTCGACACGACTCTCCGGGATGGTGAACAGTCGCCCGGGTGCTCGATGACGGTTCCAGAGAAGCTTCGAATGGCCCACAAGCTGGCAGAGCTTGGCGTGGACATCCTTGAGGCAGGGTTCCCGATTGCTTCGGAAGGCGACTTCCAGGCGGTCCGGCACGTGGCTTCCGAACTCCCTTGGGTTCAGGTGGCCGCCCTCAGCCGGGCCTGCAAGCTCGATGTGGAGCGGGCAGCCAGCGCGCTGGAGCCGGCCAAGCGTTCACGAATTCATACTTTTATCGCCACAAGCGATATCCACCTGAAATACAAGCTCAAGAAGACTCAGCAGCAGGTCCTGGACGAGGCCTGCGCGGCGGTCGAACTGGCGCGCCAGTATGTCGAGGATGTAGAGTTCTCGGCGGAAGACGCAACGCGCACCGATCCTGACTTCCTGGAGAAGGTTACGCTCGCCGTGGTGGCGGCCGGGGCACGCACGGTGAATCTGCCGGACACCACGGGCTATTCCGTGCCGGATGAGCACGCCGAATTGATCGGCCGGATGGTGAAGGCCGTGGGCGACTCGGCGATCATCAGCGTCCACTGCCACGACGACCTCGGCCTGGCAATGGCCAACTCGCTGGCAGCGGTTTGCGCCGGTGCTCGACAGGTGGAGTGCACCATCAACGGGATTGGCGAGCGGGCCGGCAACGCTTCGCTGGAAGAGATCGTGATGGCGATCAAGGTCCGCCAGGACCGTCTGAAGTTCTACACGGGTATTGTGACGGAGCAGATTTTCCCGGCCAGCCAGATGCTGACCGAGATCATCTCGTTTGGGCCCCAGCCGAACAAGGCGCTGGTGGGCGCCAACGCGTTCGCCCATGAAGCGGGCATCCATCAGGACGGATACCTCAAGGAAAAGTCGACCTATGAGGTGATCGATCCTCAGTCGGTGGGCATCCCAGAGGGACGGCTCGTGCTGGGCAAGCACTCGGGGCGCCATGCCCTGCGTTCGAAGTGCGAGCACCTGGGCTATCACCTGGGTAAGGACGAACTCGATGCGGTCTACCACGGCTTCATCGAGATTGCCGATCGGAAAAAGGGTGTAACGGACAAAGAGATCCTGGCCCTGATCCACACGCTCCGAGCCGGCGAAGGCGTCCACACCGAGTCGGCTGCCGCCGACTGA
- a CDS encoding LysR family transcriptional regulator, with translation MELYPLKVFLTVATEKSFSRAGEKLLRTQPAISLAVQRLEAELSEKLLDRTGRELVLTDAGKIVLEYCRRFENLEREMDNALAELRDMAAGRLSIGANESTCLYLLKHIESYRRLYPKVKVQVRRTLSSKIPAQLIDGDLELGVISYDPEDDRLETRIIYIDHLSFVLSPHHRFAGKKSISIKELGMETFIAHNVLSPYREVVIKSFQRAKVQLNMDVEMPTVETIRKMVQKNEGVAFLPKMCVEQELEQGLLAEVEVEELRVDRKIRLVYPARRALSHAANAFLEVVQGPKSE, from the coding sequence ATGGAACTGTATCCTCTGAAAGTGTTCCTAACTGTAGCAACCGAAAAGAGTTTCTCGCGAGCCGGCGAGAAACTGCTACGAACCCAACCCGCGATCTCCCTGGCCGTGCAGCGCCTGGAGGCCGAACTCTCCGAGAAATTGCTCGATCGGACCGGCCGCGAGTTGGTGTTGACCGACGCGGGCAAGATCGTCCTCGAATACTGCCGCCGCTTCGAGAACCTTGAACGCGAGATGGACAACGCCTTGGCCGAACTCCGGGACATGGCCGCCGGCCGTCTCTCGATCGGAGCCAACGAGTCTACCTGCCTTTATTTGCTAAAACATATAGAAAGCTATCGCAGGCTATACCCGAAGGTGAAAGTGCAGGTGCGCCGCACGCTCTCCAGTAAAATTCCGGCGCAGCTGATCGACGGCGACCTCGAGTTGGGCGTCATCAGTTATGACCCGGAAGACGACCGCCTGGAGACACGCATCATCTACATCGACCACCTCTCCTTCGTGCTCTCGCCCCATCACCGGTTCGCGGGGAAGAAATCAATCTCCATCAAAGAGCTGGGGATGGAGACCTTCATCGCCCATAACGTGCTCAGCCCCTACCGCGAAGTGGTCATCAAATCATTCCAGCGCGCCAAGGTCCAACTGAACATGGACGTGGAAATGCCCACCGTCGAGACCATCCGCAAGATGGTGCAGAAGAACGAAGGTGTCGCGTTCCTGCCCAAGATGTGCGTGGAGCAGGAGCTGGAACAGGGTTTGCTTGCTGAAGTAGAGGTTGAAGAATTACGCGTAGACCGTAAGATTCGCTTGGTTTATCCGGCAAGACGAGCGCTCAGTCACGCCGCCAACGCCTTCCTGGAGGTGGTGCAGGGGCCGAAGTCGGAATGA
- a CDS encoding alpha/beta hydrolase, whose amino-acid sequence MKRRIRILLIEILVTSLLAIGIGGGLLCENALRLPQTWRNDPPPNFGYPVEITAFDGIPLRGSWFPPKEPDGPVVLALHGVGDSRRGMSGIVPILQRNGYGVLAPDSRGHGVSGGTQFTFGLKEVDDVNRWVNWILKSNLQRHIYGLGESMGAGILLQASGPGTRFRAVVAESPFASFRMIANYRVGQQIGFLSPVFVEAAFLYARLKYQLKFSDASPLKQVGKSAVPILLIHGTADQNIPIEHTRVLAAANPARIQVWVVPGGDHVEASSRAPAEFEKRVVAWFRAN is encoded by the coding sequence ATGAAGCGGCGCATCCGCATCCTGCTCATTGAAATCCTGGTGACCAGCTTGTTGGCGATCGGGATAGGTGGTGGACTGCTCTGCGAGAATGCCTTACGTCTACCGCAGACTTGGCGCAATGATCCACCTCCCAACTTTGGCTATCCCGTAGAGATCACCGCCTTCGACGGTATCCCGTTGCGCGGATCCTGGTTTCCGCCTAAGGAGCCGGACGGCCCGGTCGTCCTTGCCCTCCACGGCGTCGGCGACTCCCGCCGCGGAATGAGCGGCATTGTGCCCATTCTCCAGCGCAATGGCTACGGAGTCCTGGCTCCGGACAGCCGCGGGCACGGTGTCAGCGGAGGCACCCAATTCACCTTCGGATTGAAGGAGGTGGACGACGTCAACCGCTGGGTGAACTGGATTCTGAAGTCCAATCTGCAGAGACACATCTACGGTCTAGGTGAATCCATGGGTGCAGGTATCCTACTGCAGGCCTCCGGTCCTGGAACGCGCTTCCGGGCGGTAGTGGCCGAGTCCCCATTCGCGTCGTTCCGCATGATCGCCAACTACCGCGTCGGCCAGCAGATCGGCTTCCTCTCGCCGGTATTTGTTGAGGCGGCCTTTCTCTATGCTCGACTAAAGTATCAATTGAAGTTCAGTGATGCATCTCCATTAAAACAAGTAGGTAAATCTGCAGTTCCAATTCTTCTGATTCACGGGACGGCCGACCAAAACATCCCCATCGAGCACACGCGCGTACTGGCGGCGGCTAACCCCGCGCGCATCCAGGTGTGGGTGGTGCCCGGTGGCGATCACGTGGAGGCGAGCAGCCGGGCACCGGCGGAATTTGAGAAGCGAGTGGTCGCCTGGTTTCGCGCCAACTAG
- a CDS encoding M14 family metallopeptidase: MLLPLLLALQLAAVPPMPPQSQAETATMKAAQSLVESTAAAPKDLRTHAESTSYQETGSYDEAVAFYRKLERLSPMAKLVPLGLTGEGRQLYALIVSKEKAFTPETARRTGKPVVLLQNGIHAGENGGKDAAMMLLRDVLVTKRHAAWLDHSILIAIVVFNADGHEHVTGYNRINENGPVKMGFRVNASRLNLNRDYLKADTPEMRAWLKLYTAWLPDFLVDNHVTDGSDNQYDVTIATHTEQDIAPEVGEWVAKKYLTRLIPDMEKLGHVVGWYIQGRGRDGDSLAVMTASPRYSTGYAAAQNRAALLVETHSLKSFKTRVWSHYDIMAVTLDTICAEAKALRAASLAADQRYEALKAGDKVFLEGNPGVDSEPYVQRLLEVERPMSAVSGGPVARYTAKPLDQPVRLVRTLTEKVAPAAPAGYIIPRQWSSVIELIRLHGIRTQIINKQFTYKLETVKIENARWAPMPFEGRFQVQSFTTRSTNQPVEIPAGSVFVPIGQRAAKVAMHILEPEAPDSAVRWGFFQSVFEQKEYFSDYVFEPYAAEMLKHDPALKAEFDKKVQTDSTFAKNPRARLLWLFQRSPYFEPDKDTYPVIAVTPAELPALGLR; the protein is encoded by the coding sequence ATGTTATTGCCCCTCCTGCTCGCCCTCCAACTGGCTGCCGTTCCGCCCATGCCGCCGCAATCGCAAGCCGAAACCGCCACCATGAAGGCCGCGCAATCCCTCGTCGAAAGCACAGCCGCCGCCCCCAAAGACCTGCGTACGCACGCGGAATCAACGAGTTACCAGGAAACCGGCAGCTACGACGAAGCCGTAGCCTTTTACCGCAAACTGGAAAGACTCTCCCCGATGGCCAAACTGGTCCCCCTGGGCCTGACCGGGGAAGGACGCCAGTTATACGCCCTAATCGTTTCCAAAGAAAAGGCTTTTACGCCCGAGACGGCCCGTCGAACGGGCAAGCCGGTGGTCCTGCTGCAAAATGGGATCCACGCCGGAGAGAACGGCGGCAAGGACGCCGCCATGATGCTGTTGCGCGACGTCCTGGTCACCAAACGGCACGCCGCGTGGCTCGACCACTCCATTCTAATCGCCATCGTAGTGTTCAACGCCGATGGTCACGAACACGTCACCGGCTACAACCGGATCAACGAGAACGGCCCAGTCAAAATGGGTTTCCGGGTTAACGCGAGCCGCCTCAACCTGAACCGGGACTATCTTAAGGCCGACACACCCGAGATGAGGGCTTGGCTTAAGCTCTATACCGCATGGCTACCCGACTTCCTTGTCGACAATCACGTCACCGACGGCAGCGACAACCAGTATGACGTGACCATCGCGACCCACACCGAACAGGACATCGCGCCGGAGGTGGGCGAATGGGTAGCGAAGAAGTATCTAACCAGGCTGATCCCCGACATGGAGAAACTGGGCCACGTGGTGGGCTGGTACATCCAGGGCCGGGGCCGGGATGGCGATTCGCTGGCAGTGATGACCGCTTCCCCTCGGTATTCCACTGGCTACGCGGCGGCTCAGAACCGGGCAGCGCTCCTGGTGGAGACACACTCCCTGAAGTCATTCAAAACGCGTGTCTGGTCGCACTACGACATCATGGCCGTGACTCTGGACACCATCTGCGCCGAAGCAAAAGCGCTGCGCGCGGCGTCGCTGGCCGCGGACCAGCGATATGAGGCGCTCAAGGCTGGCGATAAGGTGTTCCTGGAAGGCAACCCCGGCGTCGACTCGGAGCCGTATGTCCAGCGCCTGCTTGAAGTTGAGCGACCGATGAGCGCGGTCTCCGGAGGCCCTGTGGCCCGCTACACGGCGAAGCCGCTGGATCAACCGGTGCGGCTTGTCAGAACCTTGACCGAGAAGGTGGCGCCGGCGGCCCCGGCTGGATACATCATCCCCCGACAATGGTCTTCCGTCATAGAACTTATTCGTTTACATGGAATTAGAACACAAATAATCAACAAACAGTTCACTTACAAACTTGAGACCGTCAAGATCGAGAACGCGCGCTGGGCACCGATGCCGTTCGAGGGGCGATTCCAGGTGCAGTCGTTCACCACTCGCAGTACCAACCAGCCCGTTGAGATTCCGGCGGGCAGCGTGTTCGTACCCATCGGACAACGCGCCGCCAAGGTGGCCATGCATATCCTGGAACCGGAGGCGCCCGATTCCGCCGTCCGATGGGGCTTCTTCCAGTCGGTGTTCGAGCAGAAGGAGTACTTTAGCGACTATGTTTTCGAGCCCTACGCAGCGGAGATGCTCAAGCACGACCCTGCCCTGAAGGCTGAGTTCGACAAGAAGGTCCAGACCGACTCGACGTTCGCCAAGAACCCGCGGGCGCGGCTCCTGTGGCTCTTCCAGCGCTCACCGTACTTCGAACCAGACAAAGACACTTATCCGGTGATCGCCGTCACACCGGCCGAACTGCCTGCTCTCGGCCTGCGCTAG
- a CDS encoding DUF885 domain-containing protein — MLSGCGGPKQKTEVSNFEKLTGDFVYSTLAFSPVAATSVGYHQHDGTVLDSALDDLSAQGLERQRKYFHEWKNRLESMDQSALDPEAKADLELMQNQVDLSLLDLDTVQSFAHNPTVYVELIGNALFTPYSVEYAPEAQRYQHIIDRLKAVPGFLAEARKNLVDSNAVWTRVAIEESEGNLALVEKVFPAKVPADKKAEYNQVAKNAIDSMHSFNEYLKTLKDAGPDGWRLGKANYDAKFKLVIGSDATPEQLLVDAENELLAVRKKMFMLSLPIHVKYYPTHKDPVDLNLIVGETLEKIAQKHVKADGYFQEAEKTLAETRAFMKSHEDKIVKMPGQDNLKLIETPEFMRGIYGVGGFNPAPALQPELGAFYWLTPIPKSWPKDRVESKLREYNDYGLRVLTIHEAIPGHYVQLEYANAVQPKSRRVLRAVFGSGPYVEGWAVYATDVMINEGYMDKNPEMALTWCKQQLRAIANTILDIKMQTMGMTDDEAMRLMLEKTFQEKEEATAKLQRAKLSSCQLPTYFAGYRAWKQLRAAAEKTDGAKFVAGEFHRKALAAGALPMPTLGRLLGYSGGAAR; from the coding sequence ATGCTCAGTGGTTGCGGAGGCCCAAAGCAAAAGACAGAAGTGTCTAATTTTGAGAAGCTTACTGGCGATTTTGTATATTCGACTCTAGCCTTCTCGCCCGTGGCGGCGACATCTGTTGGATATCACCAGCACGATGGGACAGTGCTGGATTCCGCCTTGGATGACCTCTCGGCCCAAGGCCTGGAGCGGCAGCGCAAGTACTTCCACGAGTGGAAGAACCGCTTGGAATCCATGGACCAGTCCGCGTTGGATCCGGAGGCCAAGGCAGACCTGGAGCTGATGCAGAATCAGGTGGATCTCTCCCTGCTCGACCTGGACACCGTTCAGTCATTCGCCCACAACCCGACCGTCTATGTGGAGTTGATCGGGAACGCGCTATTCACCCCGTACAGTGTGGAGTATGCTCCGGAGGCCCAGCGCTATCAGCACATCATCGACCGCTTGAAGGCCGTGCCCGGATTTCTTGCGGAGGCTCGCAAGAATCTGGTCGATTCGAATGCGGTTTGGACGCGCGTCGCCATTGAGGAGAGCGAAGGCAATCTGGCTCTGGTCGAAAAGGTCTTCCCGGCAAAAGTGCCGGCGGACAAGAAGGCTGAATACAACCAAGTAGCTAAGAATGCAATTGATTCCATGCATTCTTTCAATGAGTACTTGAAGACATTAAAGGATGCCGGTCCCGACGGTTGGCGACTGGGTAAGGCCAACTACGACGCGAAGTTCAAACTGGTCATCGGCAGCGATGCCACGCCGGAGCAATTGCTGGTAGACGCCGAGAACGAGTTGCTGGCGGTTCGCAAGAAGATGTTCATGCTGTCCCTCCCGATCCACGTGAAGTACTACCCGACGCACAAGGATCCGGTGGACCTCAACCTGATTGTTGGGGAAACTTTGGAGAAGATTGCGCAGAAGCACGTCAAGGCTGATGGCTATTTCCAGGAAGCTGAGAAGACTCTGGCCGAGACCCGCGCCTTCATGAAGTCCCATGAGGACAAGATCGTCAAGATGCCGGGTCAGGACAACCTGAAGCTGATCGAGACACCGGAGTTCATGCGCGGCATCTACGGGGTGGGTGGTTTCAACCCGGCTCCGGCGCTGCAGCCGGAACTCGGAGCGTTCTATTGGCTGACTCCGATTCCAAAGAGCTGGCCGAAGGATCGCGTAGAGTCCAAGCTCCGTGAATACAACGACTACGGGCTAAGAGTTCTTACAATTCATGAAGCGATTCCGGGCCACTACGTGCAGTTGGAATATGCCAACGCGGTGCAGCCGAAATCGCGGCGGGTGCTGCGCGCGGTGTTCGGCAGCGGGCCCTACGTTGAAGGTTGGGCGGTCTACGCCACCGACGTCATGATCAATGAAGGGTACATGGACAAGAACCCCGAGATGGCCCTGACTTGGTGTAAACAGCAGCTTCGCGCCATCGCCAATACGATTCTCGACATCAAGATGCAGACGATGGGGATGACCGACGACGAAGCGATGCGGTTGATGCTCGAGAAGACCTTCCAGGAAAAGGAAGAAGCGACCGCCAAACTACAGCGGGCCAAGCTGAGTTCCTGCCAGTTGCCCACCTACTTTGCCGGTTACCGCGCCTGGAAGCAGTTGCGGGCCGCAGCCGAAAAGACGGACGGAGCGAAGTTCGTGGCTGGTGAGTTTCACCGGAAGGCCCTGGCCGCCGGGGCTCTACCGATGCCGACCTTAGGACGGCTGTTGGGCTACTCCGGCGGAGCCGCCCGGTGA
- the lepB gene encoding signal peptidase I, with protein sequence MMWKQAGFWLRDLTLSVLIALVVILFLYQPVKVEGTSMMPALQDQERVFINKFVYRLGFGDVSRGDTVVFWFPGDPSKSYIKRVIGLPGDLVEVRSGTVFVNQKALDEPYVPEEYRDRQSVAAMRVPDGHYYVLGDHRSSSNDSRSWGPVPRDAIYGKAVFAYWPLAKLGSVP encoded by the coding sequence ATGATGTGGAAACAAGCGGGATTCTGGCTCAGGGACCTGACGTTGTCGGTCCTGATCGCCCTTGTTGTGATCCTCTTCCTCTACCAACCCGTAAAGGTGGAAGGGACCAGCATGATGCCTGCGCTGCAGGACCAGGAACGAGTCTTCATTAACAAGTTCGTCTACCGCCTAGGCTTTGGCGACGTTTCCAGAGGCGACACGGTGGTGTTCTGGTTCCCGGGCGACCCGTCGAAGTCCTACATCAAACGAGTGATCGGATTGCCGGGCGACCTGGTGGAAGTGCGGTCGGGCACCGTGTTTGTGAACCAGAAGGCCCTGGACGAACCGTACGTTCCGGAAGAGTATCGGGACCGGCAGTCGGTCGCAGCGATGCGCGTGCCGGACGGGCACTACTACGTGCTGGGCGACCACCGCAGTTCGTCCAACGACAGCCGGAGCTGGGGTCCTGTGCCGCGGGACGCCATCTATGGGAAGGCCGTTTTTGCCTACTGGCCTCTCGCCAAGCTGGGCAGCGTTCCATAG